A DNA window from Zingiber officinale cultivar Zhangliang chromosome 3A, Zo_v1.1, whole genome shotgun sequence contains the following coding sequences:
- the LOC122053924 gene encoding uncharacterized protein LOC122053924, whose product MEANIWNDLVKIHWNKEDHKIKCEIAWKNKMTAKDESTTKHTGDSISFGSHRERMKKDLGRNVDEFDVFERMHKRKQGIGEFVDNKSARVSEQYKERQNVDDQSTRPSFNLKSWCDVVGDPCKGRVYGFGLNQHFRRSYNGNSNEMCSHEKNKELSQEIEDMRAISKRMEEEITESKNKLELVIKENRQREEQLIEEGRQREENLKKMVRKMI is encoded by the exons ATGGAAGCTAATATATGGAATGACTTGGTTAAAATTCATTGGAATAAAGAAGATCACAAGATTAAATGTGAAATTGCATGGAAGAATAAAATGACAGCGAAGGATGAGTCTACTACCAAGCATACTGGGGATTCAATTTCTTTTGGATCACACCGTGAGAGAATG AAAAAAGATTTGGGACGAAATGTGGATGAATTTGATGTTTTTGAACgaatgcataaaagaaagcaaGGTATTGGAGAGTTTGTGGATAACAAATCAGCTCGAGTTAGT GAACAATATAAAGAGAGACAAAATGTTGATGATCAGTCTACTCGACCTTCATTCAATCTCAAATCATGGTGTGATGTGGTGGGCGACCCATGTAAGGGGAGGGTGTACGGATTTGGACTCAATCAACATTTTAGAAGATCATACAATGGAAATTCCAATGAAATGTGCTCTCATGAGAAGAACAAGGAATTATCTCAAGAAATTGAAGACATGCGTGCTATTAGCAAGAGGATGGAGGAAGAAATTACTGAAAGCAAAAATAAATTGGAACTCGTTATCAAAGAAAATAGACAGAGGGAAGAACAACTTATCGAGGAAGGTaggcaaagagaagaaaatctaaaAAAGATGGTTCGTAAAATGATTTAA